A single Salmo salar chromosome ssa19, Ssal_v3.1, whole genome shotgun sequence DNA region contains:
- the pfkpa gene encoding ATP-dependent 6-phosphofructokinase, platelet type isoform X1 translates to MAQPDNQSKRFFESLSGAGKSIAVLTSGGDAQGMNAAVRAVVRMGIYVGAKVYFIREGYQGMVDGGEDNIKEASWESVSSMLQMGGTVIGSARCKEFRSHEGRLKAAHNLVQRGITNLCVIGGDGSLTGANLFREEWSGLLEELVQQGLIDEDAVQKYSALHIVGMVGSIDNDFCGTDMTIGTDSALHRIIEVVDAIMTTAQSHQRTFVLEVMGRHCGYLALVSALACGADWVLIPEMPPEDGWEEKMCQKLSANRAGMKRLNIIIVAEGAIDCNNKPITTDHVKDLVVRCLGFDTRVTILGHVQRGGTPSAFDRILASRMGVEAVIALLETTANTPACVVSLCGNQAVRLPLMECVQMTQEVQKAMDEKKFEEAVKLRGRSFENNLKTYKLLAHRKLESELPHSNFNIAVLNVGAPAAGMNAAVRSAVRVGISEGHKMFAVNDGFEGFYKGQIKEIKWADVGGWTGQGGSLLGTKRTLPAKYVEKIAEQMRAHNINALLVIGGFEAYLGLMELLEARGKYDEFCVPMVMVPATVSNNVPGSDLSIGADTALNAITDTCDRIKQSASGTKRRVFIIETMGGYCGYLASVGGLAAGADAAYIYEEPFDIRDLQSNVEHLTEKMKGAIQRGLVLRNENSNENYTTDFIYQLYSEEGRGVFDCRKNVLGHMQQGGAPSPFDRNFGTKISAKAMLWLTKKMNETFRQDEGRVFANTEDTCCLLGMRRRALVFQPVVQLKDETDFVHRIPKEQWWLKLRPLMKILAKYKTSYDVSDSGQLEHVVRNIRPKESDTSGAM, encoded by the exons GAATGAATGCTGCTGTCCGGGCAGTCGTTCGAATGGGAATCTATGTGGGAGCCAAAGTTTACTTCATTCGCGAG GGATATCAGGGTATGGTAGATGGTGGAGAAGACAACATAAAGGAGGCATCATGGGAAAGTGTCTCCAGCATGTTACAAATG GGTGGCACTGTCATTGGCAGTGCCCGGTGCAAGGAGTTCCGGTCCCACGAGGGGCGTCTGAAGGCAGCCCACAACCTGGTGCAGCGTGGCATCACCAACCTGTGTGTGATCGGAGGGGACGGCAGCCTCACTGGGGCCAACCTCTTCAGAGAGGAGTGGAGCGGACTGCTGGAGGAACTGGTCCAGCAAG GGTTGATTGATGAAGATGCTGTCCAGAAGTATTCAGCCCTGCACATCGTCGGGATGGTGGGGTCTATCGACAACGACTTCTGTGGCACCGACATGACAATCGGGACGGACTCTGCCCTGCATAGGATCATAGAGGTGGTGGATGCAATCATGACCACCGCACAGAG CCACCAGAGGACATTTGTACTAGAGGTCATGGGCAGGCATTGTGG ATACCTGGCTTTAGTGAGTGCCCTGGCGTGTGGTGCTGACTGGGTGTTGATTCCTGAGATGCCCCCTGAGGACGGCTGGGAGGAGAAGATGTGTCAGAAGCTATCTGCG AACCGGGCAGGAATGAAAAGGCTGAATATCATAATAGTAGCCGAGGGGGCAATTGATTGTAACAACAAGCCCATAACGACAGACCATGTCAAGGAT CTTGTTGTCAGATGCCTGGGGTTTGACACCCGTGTGACAATCCTGGGCCACGTCCAGAGAGGAGGCACACCCTCTGCCTTCGACCGTATCCTG gCCAGTCGTATGGGTGTGGAGGCTGTCATTGCCCTGTTGGAGACTACAGCTAATACACCGGCCTGTGTGGTTTCTCTGTGTGGAAACCAGGCGGTGAGACTGCCTCTCATGGAGTGTGTACAGATG ACTCAGGAGGTGCAGAAAGCCATGGATGAGAAGAAGTTTGAAGAGGCAGTGAAGCTGCGCGGCAG GAGTTTTGAAAACAATCTGAAGACATACAAGCTCCTGGCTCACCGTAAACTAGAATCAGAACTCCCACAT AGTAACTTCAACATTGCTGTGCTGAATGTGGGAGCCCCCGCAGCGGGCATGAACGCTGCTGTCCGCTCTGCCGTCAGGGTGGGCATCTCGGAGGGACACAAGATGTTCGCTGTCAACGATGGCTTTGAGGGATTCTACAAGGGACAG ATAAAAGAGATCAAATGGGCAGATGTCGGAGGATGGACAGGGCAAGGTGGATCTCTGTTGGGAACAAAACG AACTCTCCCTGCAAAGTATGTTGAAAAAATTGCTGAGCAGATGCGAGCACATAACATAAATGCATTGTTAGTTATCGGAGGATTCGAG GCCTACCTGGGACTCATGGAATTGTTAGAAGCCCGTGGGAAATATGACGAGTTCTGTGTGCCCATGGTCATGGTGCCAGCCACTGTCTCCAACAATGTGCCGGGTTCAGACCTCAGCATTGGCGCTGACACAGCTCTGAACGCCATCACTGAT acatGCGACCGCATCAAGCAGTCTGCCAGCGGGACCAAGCGGCGTGTGTTCATCATTGAGACCATGGGAGGGTACTGTGGTTACCTAGCCAGTGTCGGGGGGTTGGCTGCTGGAGCGGACGCTGCCTACATCTACGAAGAACCCTTTGACATCAGGGACCTTCAG TCCAACGTTGAGCATCTGACAGAGAAGATGAAGGGAGCCATTCAAAGAGGATTGGTCCTCAG AAATGAAAACAGCAACGAGAACTACACGACAGACTTCATCTACCAGCTGTACtctgaggaagggaggggagtgtTCGACTGCAGGAAGAATGTACTAGGACACATGCAGCAG GGAGGGGCACCATCTCCTTTCGACCGCAACTTTGGGACAAAGATCTCGGCCAAAGCCATGCTATGGCTCACCAAGAAAATGAACGAGACCTTCAGACAAG ATGAAG GGAGAGTGTTTGCCAACACAGAAGACACGTGCTGTCTGTTGGGGATGCGTCGCAGGGCCCTGGTCTTCCAGCCCGTCGTACAGCTGAAGGATGAAACTGACTTTGT CCACAGGATCCCTAAGGAACAGTGGTGGCTGAAGCTCCGCCCCCTGATGAAGATCCTGGCCAAGTACAAGACCAGCTATGACGTGTCTGACTCTGGCCAGCTGGAGCACGTGGTCCGCAACATCAGGCCCAAGGAGTCGGACACCTCCGGTGCCATGTGA
- the pfkpa gene encoding ATP-dependent 6-phosphofructokinase, platelet type isoform X7 produces the protein MAQPDNQSKRFFESLSGAGKSIAVLTSGGDAQGMNAAVRAVVRMGIYVGAKVYFIREGYQGMVDGGEDNIKEASWESVSSMLQMGGTVIGSARCKEFRSHEGRLKAAHNLVQRGITNLCVIGGDGSLTGANLFREEWSGLLEELVQQGLIDEDAVQKYSALHIVGMVGSIDNDFCGTDMTIGTDSALHRIIEVVDAIMTTAQSHQRTFVLEVMGRHCGYLALVSALACGADWVLIPEMPPEDGWEEKMCQKLSANRAGMKRLNIIIVAEGAIDCNNKPITTDHVKDLVVRCLGFDTRVTILGHVQRGGTPSAFDRILASRMGVEAVIALLETTANTPACVVSLCGNQAVRLPLMECVQMTQEVQKAMDEKKFEEAVKLRGRSFENNLKTYKLLAHRKLESELPHSNFNIAVLNVGAPAAGMNAAVRSAVRVGISEGHKMFAVNDGFEGFYKGQIKEIKWADVGGWTGQGGSLLGTKRTLPAKYVEKIAEQMRAHNINALLVIGGFEAYLGLMELLEARGKYDEFCVPMVMVPATVSNNVPGSDLSIGADTALNAITDTCDRIKQSASGTKRRVFIIETMGGYCGYLASVGGLAAGADAAYIYEEPFDIRDLQSNVEHLTEKMKGAIQRGLVLRNENSNENYTTDFIYQLYSEEGRGVFDCRKNVLGHMQQGGAPSPFDRNFGTKISAKAMLWLTKKMNETFRQGRVFANTEDTCCLLGMRRRALVFQPVVQLKDETDFVHRIPKEQWWLKLRPLMKILAKYKTSYDVSDSGQLEHVVRNIRPKESDTSGAM, from the exons GAATGAATGCTGCTGTCCGGGCAGTCGTTCGAATGGGAATCTATGTGGGAGCCAAAGTTTACTTCATTCGCGAG GGATATCAGGGTATGGTAGATGGTGGAGAAGACAACATAAAGGAGGCATCATGGGAAAGTGTCTCCAGCATGTTACAAATG GGTGGCACTGTCATTGGCAGTGCCCGGTGCAAGGAGTTCCGGTCCCACGAGGGGCGTCTGAAGGCAGCCCACAACCTGGTGCAGCGTGGCATCACCAACCTGTGTGTGATCGGAGGGGACGGCAGCCTCACTGGGGCCAACCTCTTCAGAGAGGAGTGGAGCGGACTGCTGGAGGAACTGGTCCAGCAAG GGTTGATTGATGAAGATGCTGTCCAGAAGTATTCAGCCCTGCACATCGTCGGGATGGTGGGGTCTATCGACAACGACTTCTGTGGCACCGACATGACAATCGGGACGGACTCTGCCCTGCATAGGATCATAGAGGTGGTGGATGCAATCATGACCACCGCACAGAG CCACCAGAGGACATTTGTACTAGAGGTCATGGGCAGGCATTGTGG ATACCTGGCTTTAGTGAGTGCCCTGGCGTGTGGTGCTGACTGGGTGTTGATTCCTGAGATGCCCCCTGAGGACGGCTGGGAGGAGAAGATGTGTCAGAAGCTATCTGCG AACCGGGCAGGAATGAAAAGGCTGAATATCATAATAGTAGCCGAGGGGGCAATTGATTGTAACAACAAGCCCATAACGACAGACCATGTCAAGGAT CTTGTTGTCAGATGCCTGGGGTTTGACACCCGTGTGACAATCCTGGGCCACGTCCAGAGAGGAGGCACACCCTCTGCCTTCGACCGTATCCTG gCCAGTCGTATGGGTGTGGAGGCTGTCATTGCCCTGTTGGAGACTACAGCTAATACACCGGCCTGTGTGGTTTCTCTGTGTGGAAACCAGGCGGTGAGACTGCCTCTCATGGAGTGTGTACAGATG ACTCAGGAGGTGCAGAAAGCCATGGATGAGAAGAAGTTTGAAGAGGCAGTGAAGCTGCGCGGCAG GAGTTTTGAAAACAATCTGAAGACATACAAGCTCCTGGCTCACCGTAAACTAGAATCAGAACTCCCACAT AGTAACTTCAACATTGCTGTGCTGAATGTGGGAGCCCCCGCAGCGGGCATGAACGCTGCTGTCCGCTCTGCCGTCAGGGTGGGCATCTCGGAGGGACACAAGATGTTCGCTGTCAACGATGGCTTTGAGGGATTCTACAAGGGACAG ATAAAAGAGATCAAATGGGCAGATGTCGGAGGATGGACAGGGCAAGGTGGATCTCTGTTGGGAACAAAACG AACTCTCCCTGCAAAGTATGTTGAAAAAATTGCTGAGCAGATGCGAGCACATAACATAAATGCATTGTTAGTTATCGGAGGATTCGAG GCCTACCTGGGACTCATGGAATTGTTAGAAGCCCGTGGGAAATATGACGAGTTCTGTGTGCCCATGGTCATGGTGCCAGCCACTGTCTCCAACAATGTGCCGGGTTCAGACCTCAGCATTGGCGCTGACACAGCTCTGAACGCCATCACTGAT acatGCGACCGCATCAAGCAGTCTGCCAGCGGGACCAAGCGGCGTGTGTTCATCATTGAGACCATGGGAGGGTACTGTGGTTACCTAGCCAGTGTCGGGGGGTTGGCTGCTGGAGCGGACGCTGCCTACATCTACGAAGAACCCTTTGACATCAGGGACCTTCAG TCCAACGTTGAGCATCTGACAGAGAAGATGAAGGGAGCCATTCAAAGAGGATTGGTCCTCAG AAATGAAAACAGCAACGAGAACTACACGACAGACTTCATCTACCAGCTGTACtctgaggaagggaggggagtgtTCGACTGCAGGAAGAATGTACTAGGACACATGCAGCAG GGAGGGGCACCATCTCCTTTCGACCGCAACTTTGGGACAAAGATCTCGGCCAAAGCCATGCTATGGCTCACCAAGAAAATGAACGAGACCTTCAGACAAG GGAGAGTGTTTGCCAACACAGAAGACACGTGCTGTCTGTTGGGGATGCGTCGCAGGGCCCTGGTCTTCCAGCCCGTCGTACAGCTGAAGGATGAAACTGACTTTGT CCACAGGATCCCTAAGGAACAGTGGTGGCTGAAGCTCCGCCCCCTGATGAAGATCCTGGCCAAGTACAAGACCAGCTATGACGTGTCTGACTCTGGCCAGCTGGAGCACGTGGTCCGCAACATCAGGCCCAAGGAGTCGGACACCTCCGGTGCCATGTGA
- the pfkpa gene encoding ATP-dependent 6-phosphofructokinase, platelet type isoform X5 — translation MAQPDNQSKRFFESLSGAGKSIAVLTSGGDAQGMNAAVRAVVRMGIYVGAKVYFIREGYQGMVDGGEDNIKEASWESVSSMLQMGGTVIGSARCKEFRSHEGRLKAAHNLVQRGITNLCVIGGDGSLTGANLFREEWSGLLEELVQQGLIDEDAVQKYSALHIVGMVGSIDNDFCGTDMTIGTDSALHRIIEVVDAIMTTAQSHQRTFVLEVMGRHCGYLALVSALACGADWVLIPEMPPEDGWEEKMCQKLSANRAGMKRLNIIIVAEGAIDCNNKPITTDHVKDLVVRCLGFDTRVTILGHVQRGGTPSAFDRILASRMGVEAVIALLETTANTPACVVSLCGNQAVRLPLMECVQMTQEVQKAMDEKKFEEAVKLRGRSFENNLKTYKLLAHRKLESELPHSNFNIAVLNVGAPAAGMNAAVRSAVRVGISEGHKMFAVNDGFEGFYKGQIKEIKWADVGGWTGQGGSLLGTKRTLPAKYVEKIAEQMRAHNINALLVIGGFEALECLLQLYEARSNYEEFCIPMCMLPATISNNVPGTDLSIGADTALNSIVETCDRIKQSASGTKRRVFIIETMGGYCGYLASVGGLAAGADAAYIYEEPFDIRDLQSNVEHLTEKMKGAIQRGLVLRNENSNENYTTDFIYQLYSEEGRGVFDCRKNVLGHMQQGGAPSPFDRNFGTKISAKAMLWLTKKMNETFRQGRVFANTEDTCCLLGMRRRALVFQPVVQLKDETDFVHRIPKEQWWLKLRPLMKILAKYKTSYDVSDSGQLEHVVRNIRPKESDTSGAM, via the exons GAATGAATGCTGCTGTCCGGGCAGTCGTTCGAATGGGAATCTATGTGGGAGCCAAAGTTTACTTCATTCGCGAG GGATATCAGGGTATGGTAGATGGTGGAGAAGACAACATAAAGGAGGCATCATGGGAAAGTGTCTCCAGCATGTTACAAATG GGTGGCACTGTCATTGGCAGTGCCCGGTGCAAGGAGTTCCGGTCCCACGAGGGGCGTCTGAAGGCAGCCCACAACCTGGTGCAGCGTGGCATCACCAACCTGTGTGTGATCGGAGGGGACGGCAGCCTCACTGGGGCCAACCTCTTCAGAGAGGAGTGGAGCGGACTGCTGGAGGAACTGGTCCAGCAAG GGTTGATTGATGAAGATGCTGTCCAGAAGTATTCAGCCCTGCACATCGTCGGGATGGTGGGGTCTATCGACAACGACTTCTGTGGCACCGACATGACAATCGGGACGGACTCTGCCCTGCATAGGATCATAGAGGTGGTGGATGCAATCATGACCACCGCACAGAG CCACCAGAGGACATTTGTACTAGAGGTCATGGGCAGGCATTGTGG ATACCTGGCTTTAGTGAGTGCCCTGGCGTGTGGTGCTGACTGGGTGTTGATTCCTGAGATGCCCCCTGAGGACGGCTGGGAGGAGAAGATGTGTCAGAAGCTATCTGCG AACCGGGCAGGAATGAAAAGGCTGAATATCATAATAGTAGCCGAGGGGGCAATTGATTGTAACAACAAGCCCATAACGACAGACCATGTCAAGGAT CTTGTTGTCAGATGCCTGGGGTTTGACACCCGTGTGACAATCCTGGGCCACGTCCAGAGAGGAGGCACACCCTCTGCCTTCGACCGTATCCTG gCCAGTCGTATGGGTGTGGAGGCTGTCATTGCCCTGTTGGAGACTACAGCTAATACACCGGCCTGTGTGGTTTCTCTGTGTGGAAACCAGGCGGTGAGACTGCCTCTCATGGAGTGTGTACAGATG ACTCAGGAGGTGCAGAAAGCCATGGATGAGAAGAAGTTTGAAGAGGCAGTGAAGCTGCGCGGCAG GAGTTTTGAAAACAATCTGAAGACATACAAGCTCCTGGCTCACCGTAAACTAGAATCAGAACTCCCACAT AGTAACTTCAACATTGCTGTGCTGAATGTGGGAGCCCCCGCAGCGGGCATGAACGCTGCTGTCCGCTCTGCCGTCAGGGTGGGCATCTCGGAGGGACACAAGATGTTCGCTGTCAACGATGGCTTTGAGGGATTCTACAAGGGACAG ATAAAAGAGATCAAATGGGCAGATGTCGGAGGATGGACAGGGCAAGGTGGATCTCTGTTGGGAACAAAACG AACTCTCCCTGCAAAGTATGTTGAAAAAATTGCTGAGCAGATGCGAGCACATAACATAAATGCATTGTTAGTTATCGGAGGATTCGAG GCGCTTGAGTGTCTTCTGCAGCTGTATGAGGCTCGGTCCAACTATGAGGAGTTTTGCATCCCCATGTGTATGCTGCCTGCCACCATTAGTAACAATGTGCCTGGCACTGACCTTAGTATTGGGGCAGACACAGCCCTCAATTCCATCGTGGAG acatGCGACCGCATCAAGCAGTCTGCCAGCGGGACCAAGCGGCGTGTGTTCATCATTGAGACCATGGGAGGGTACTGTGGTTACCTAGCCAGTGTCGGGGGGTTGGCTGCTGGAGCGGACGCTGCCTACATCTACGAAGAACCCTTTGACATCAGGGACCTTCAG TCCAACGTTGAGCATCTGACAGAGAAGATGAAGGGAGCCATTCAAAGAGGATTGGTCCTCAG AAATGAAAACAGCAACGAGAACTACACGACAGACTTCATCTACCAGCTGTACtctgaggaagggaggggagtgtTCGACTGCAGGAAGAATGTACTAGGACACATGCAGCAG GGAGGGGCACCATCTCCTTTCGACCGCAACTTTGGGACAAAGATCTCGGCCAAAGCCATGCTATGGCTCACCAAGAAAATGAACGAGACCTTCAGACAAG GGAGAGTGTTTGCCAACACAGAAGACACGTGCTGTCTGTTGGGGATGCGTCGCAGGGCCCTGGTCTTCCAGCCCGTCGTACAGCTGAAGGATGAAACTGACTTTGT CCACAGGATCCCTAAGGAACAGTGGTGGCTGAAGCTCCGCCCCCTGATGAAGATCCTGGCCAAGTACAAGACCAGCTATGACGTGTCTGACTCTGGCCAGCTGGAGCACGTGGTCCGCAACATCAGGCCCAAGGAGTCGGACACCTCCGGTGCCATGTGA